From the Sebastes fasciatus isolate fSebFas1 chromosome 3, fSebFas1.pri, whole genome shotgun sequence genome, one window contains:
- the micall2b gene encoding LOW QUALITY PROTEIN: protein-methionine sulfoxide oxidase mical2b (The sequence of the model RefSeq protein was modified relative to this genomic sequence to represent the inferred CDS: substituted 3 bases at 3 genomic stop codons) gives MSAVKALQQWCKLRCDGYRDVSITNMTTSFRDGMAFCALIHKHRPDLINFDSLKKEDVYENNKLAFKVAEEELGIPALLDAEDMVALKVPDRLSILTYVSQYYNYFHGRSPIGGLGGIKRPADGPTDEPSGKKNQAVASKVFPSSKPARENSPPPSSNISRPSPSPRQARNATKDVVGERSHQTGTLSNKCVSCNKHVHLVQRHLVDGKLYHRNCAKSLTPTNPPAPFRVLPTNTPVSRFSPLPDSTKTSTTTPAHTPSRPTPPWLTEKSSTPPSFSTTLSPSPSPSRPASSLSSAAKDTPTSVVSKPEPSRTTFQSTFTTTPTTTSNNTRPTPAPRASTTAAKTLQSKLNFFQSDNAASEEEKKTTTTNIVINKWPNVTGKGQEVTTGQAVTVVVNVGGFGRKEANVSVDTGREGAKPAGGGPDSKMKSAGGGPDSKMKSAGGGADSKMKSAGGGADSKMKSAGGGADSKMKSAGGGADSKMKSAGGGADPKTKATAAAFISKKLAEENNNNNKXYLALAXPLVVNSSIXSLIRPPEGETPKKETVGARGRKLLKVDRSILADLETEKSRTPSPAAKSGLRDRTPDRGAPKPRSASPNTSASENKDSPADWRSKLKPIAKPAGPTQSSPKPWRANGAGKTPELPVRPSPPSHLPTPDVSVTPPAAKGFLNGPKVPTANGTKSESKISKTKPDYINKDDIMKELQEIEDNLNEWEKRGVELEVKLRSSEEEGEDDSLMDGLMVEWFSLIRNKQVAMRRESELVYIGKTQDLEEEQPSVELELRRLMEKPERQKTSWDRKREEELMAKLFEIVNDRNAIVEGLDEDRLREEEEDVELDKMMLNFNIKKDKQDKPKKKSPMSKLFNWGNKKEG, from the exons ATGTCGGCGGTGAAGGCTCTGCAGCAGTGGTGCAAGCTCCGGTGCGACGGCTACCGGGATGTGTCCATCACCAACATGACCACGTCCTTCAGGGACGGCATGGCTTTCTGTGCTCTCATCCACAAACACAGACCTGATCTCAT CAACTTTGATTCATTGAAGAAGGAAGATGTTTATGAGAACAATAAACTG GCGTTCAAGGTTGCGGAGGAGGAGTTGGGAATTCCAGCGCTGTTGGATGCAGAAGACATGGTGGCTCTTAAGGTTCCTGACCGCCTCAGTATCCTGACATACGTGTCCCAGTACTACAACTACTTCCATGGACGCTCCCCGA TTGGTGGTTTGGGCGGTATAAAGCGGCCAGCTGACGGCCCCACAGACGAACCGTCAGGGAAGAAGAACCAGGCGGTGGCGTCGAAGGTGTTTCCCTCTTCTAAACCGGCCAGAGAGAACAGCCCTCCCCCCTCTTCCAACATCTCAAGGCCCTCTCCTTCTCCAAGACAAGCCAGAAATGCCACAAAG GATGTTGTGGGTGAGAGATCCCACCAGACGGGCACCCTGAGTAACAAATGTGTGTCCTGCAACAAGCATGTTCACCTGGTGCAGCGACATCTAGTGGACGGGAAGCTCTATCACAGGAACTGTGCAAA GTCACTGACGCCTACAAACCCACCTGCACCTTTCAGAGTTTTACCCACAAACACTCCTGTTTCCAGATTTAGTCCTCTGCCAGACTCCACTAAAACCAGCACAACTACTCCCGCTCATACACCCTCCAGACCAACACCACCATGGCTGACAGAGAAATCCAGCACCCCTCCCAGCTTCTCCACcactctttctccttctccgtCTCCTTCCCGGCCTGCTTCAAGTCTCTCTTCTGCTGCTAAAGACACTCCGACATCTGTTGTCTCCAAACCCGAGCCTTCACGGACTACATTTCAATCTACCTTCACCACCACACCAACGACCACTTCTAACAACACCAGGCCCACTCCTGCTCCTCGTGCCTCAACCACGGCGGCCAAGACTCTGCAGTCCAAGCTCAATTTCTTCCAATCGGATAACGCCGCTAGCgaggaagagaaaaagactACAACCACCAACATAGTCATAAATAAATGGCCGAATGTGACCGGTAAGGGCCAGGAGGTCACAACAGGGCAGGCCGTCACTGTGGTTGTGAATGTTGGTGGTTTTGGCAGAAAGGAAGCGAATGTGAGCGTGGACACAGGTAGGGAGGGAGCTAAACCAGCTGGTGGAGGTCCAGATTCAAAGATGAAATCAGCTGGTGGAGGTCCAGATTCAAAGATGAAATCAGCTGGTGGAGGTGCAGATTCAAAGATGAAATCAGCTGGTGGAGGTGCAGATTCAAAGATGAAATCAGCTGGTGGAGGTGCAGATTCAAAGATGAAATCAGCTGGTGGAGGTGCAGATTCAAAGATGAAATCAGCTGGTGGAGGTGCAGATCCAAAGACaaaagcaacagcagcagccttCATCTCCAAAAAACTGGCTGAGGagaacaacaataacaacaagtGA TATCTTGCATTGGCCTGACCTCTAGTGGTGAATAGTAGCATTTAATCTCTGATCAGACCTCCTGAAGGGGAGACTCCAAAGAAGGAGACGGTGGGTGCCAGAGGGAGGAAGCTGCTGAAAGTTGACCGGTCAATCCTCGCTGACCTGGAGACCGAAAAATCCCGGACTCCGAGCCCGGCCGCTAAGAGTGGACTCAGAGACAGAACCCCAGATAGAGGCGCGCCAAAGCCCCGCAGTGCATCACCCAACACCTCAG CATCTGAAAACAAAGACTCTCCTGCAGACTGGAGGTCGAAGCTCAAACCCATCGCCAA aCCTGCTGGTCCCACACAGTCCTCTCCTAAACCATGGAGGGCTAACGGAGCCGGAAAGACTCCAGAGCTGCCTGTCAGGCCTTCTCCACCCTCTCATCTGCCCACCCCGGACGTCTCTGTCACTCCACCTGCAGCAAAGG GTTTCCTGAATGGTCCGAAAGTCCCAACTGCAAATGGTACCAAGTCAGAGTCAAAGATTTCCAAG ACGAAACCAGACTACATTAACAAAGATGACATCATGAAGGAACTGCAGGAGATTGAAGATAATTTGAACGAGTGGGAGAAGAGGGGAGTGGAGCTGGAGGTGAAGCTCCGCAGCAGTGAGGAAG aggGTGAAGATGACTCTCTCATGGATGGGCTCATGGTCGAGTGGTTCAGCTTGATCAGGAACAAGCAGGTGGCGATGCGCCGCGAGTCTGAACTGGTCTACAT TGGGAAAACCCAGGATCTGGAGGAAGAGCAGCCCAGTGTTGAGCTGGAGCTCAGGAGGCTGATGGAAAAACCAG AACGTCAGAAAACATCTTGGGAccggaagagagaggaggagctgaTGGCCAAACTGTTTGAGATCGTCAATGACAGAAACGCTATTGTAGAAGGTCTGGATGAGGACAGACTCAG ggaggaagaggaggacgtgGAGCTAGACAAGATGATGTTGAATTTCA aCATAAAGAAAGACAAACAAGACAAACCAAAGAAAAAGTCTCCGATGTCCAAACTGTTCAATTGGGGGAACAAGAAGGAGGGATGA